GAAATGCGGCAGTATTGGAGAACTTGAAGCGGTCGCCAGGGGACCTGTTGAATACGAAATTGAGGCAAGGAATTTGCGCGAAGAAGTTCTTGAGCAGATTCGCCAGATAAAATGTGTTCACGATTGTAAGAAAACCTTCAATATGAATGGAAATGTTGGAATCACGATAACATTGGATAATGAGGAGGAAAGCATCCATATGGTATTACAACAGATTATATCAAGCCATGGATATATTGTACGATGTGACCGCAGGGAGCCTTCATTTGATGAAACCTTTAACAGGATAATTACTGAGTTTGAAGCCTCTCAGGAAAGAGGTGGGATATGATAAGAACTGCACTCGCATTCATTAAAAAAGACTTTTTGATAATGATGAGTTATAAGTTCAACTTTGTTCTCCAGATAGCAGGCATCCTGATAATGGTAACAATTATCTATTTTCTTGGAAGCCTTGTGGGTATCGCTGATATCCCCTTTCTTAAACCGTATGGCGGAAATTATTTCGGATTTCTTATGATTGGTATTGCCTTTTCAGATTATGCCGGGATTAGTATTAATTCTTTTTCCGGAAACATACGGGACGGGCAGTTGACAGGGACACTTGAAATTATATTAACCTCTCCAACGCGGTTGTTTACCTTTTTATTTTCTTCTTCATTATGGAGCTATATTTTTACTACTTTTCGTCTTTTTATGTATTTCCTTGTCAGTATCTTTGTCTTTGAACTAAAGATAGGTATGATTAATATACCTGCGGCATTTGTCATCTTTGTACTCTCTATGCTGACTTTTATTGCTATTGGAATCATTTCTGCCTCGTTGGTACTTGTTGTTAAACAGGGGGACTCTGCTTTAAGAAGGATAGGAGGGGTTTCTATGGTTGTCAGTGGTGTTTTGTTTCCTACTGAATATCTCCCTTCTTTCCTGAATAAAATCTCCCTTTACCTCCCTTTCACCTACACGTATCGCGGTTTAAGGCTTTCCATCCTTCAGGGATATTCCATTACGCAATTACAGGGAGATATTACCGCTTTGTCCGGTTTTGCAATGGTATTCATGGCAGTCAGCTTGATCGCTTTTCCTTACGCAGTAAAAAAAGCAAAGATTAAAGGTTCATTAGCTCAATATTAAAAATAAAATGATTCAGGCCACATCTCCATTTGTCTCAGTGGTAATACCCACTTACAATAGGCGGAAACTTCTAAAAAGTACTATTGAATCGCTCCTTCATCAATCATATCCAATGGATCGTTATGAGATCATTGTTATAGATAATTCTTCATCTGATGGGACAGAGGAGATGGTGAATTCACTGCGGCAGAATTCACTGTGTAGTTTATCGTACTATAGGAAGAAAAACGAAGGCCCTGGCGCCTCCAGGAACCTTGGGATTGCAAAGACCAAAGGGACCATAATAGCATTTACCGACAGTGACTGTGTTGCTGACACTGACTGGCTGAAAAACGGAGTAGCCAGGATGACAAACGGGATTGGTCTGGTTCAGGGAAAGACACTGCCTCATCCGGGGCAGCCGCAAAGATTATTGCAGCATACGATGAATGTTGTTACGGAAAACGGGTTTTATCCAACATGCAATATTTTTTACCGTAAAGACGCCCTCGATCAGGTGGGTGGTATTTCCCCTGACTTCTGCGGATTAAACTGCTTTGGAAAACCGAGGTGGGGAGGTGAGGATACTGATCTGGCATGGAAGATAAAAGAGCATGGCTGGAGGAGCGTCTTTGCGGATGATGCTGTTATTTACCACCACGTATTTATATTTACTTCCCTGAAGGAAGTGATCAGGTATGCCCGTTTCAATGTGATCTTTGCATTAGCCCATAATATAAAAAGACATCCTGCGCTGCGGAATGCTATTCTCTACCGGAAGATTTTTAAATCGAAGCAAAGGGCGCTTTTTTATCTCTTTGTGTTTTCGCTGATCTCTGGAAATGTTATCCACTGGGGCTTTTATTTTTTTACCCTCCCCTATCTGGCAAGACTGATGAGGGTGACTTTCCATGGACGGTCTATCAGGTCGTATTACAAGGGGCTATCCCTTTTCTTGTTTATCATTTTTGTTGAAATTGTTGAGTCTGTTCTTTCAATATGTGCAAGCTTGAGATACCGGACAATTATACTTTAACAGAAATCCATTAGCAGCGTAATGACATCAAATAAGTTGCCATTTATTTCTGTGGTCATCCCGACATACAATATGCGAGACCTCCTGAGGGACACTGTCGAATCACTGTATAAACAATCATACCCCAAAGATCGTTATGAGATTATCGTTGTTGACAATTCGTCAACTGACGGAACGAAGGACATGATGGATTCCCTGCAAAAGAAGTCACCATGTTTGATACAATATTATATCAAAGAAAATGAAGGCCCCGGTTCCTCCAGAAACCTGGGAATTGCAAAGGTAAGAGGCACTATTATCGCATTTACCGACAGTGACTGTGTGGCTGACACTGACTGGCTGAAAAACGGAGCAGCTAAAATGACTGATGGCATTGGAATTGTGCAGGGGAAGACTCTGCCCAACCCGTATCAAACGCTTAGCACGTTTTCAAAAACCCAGTCTGTCCCGAACGAGAATGGAATGTATCCAATGTGCAATATATTTTACCGAAAAGAGGCTCTCGATCAGGTGGGCGGTATTTCCCCTGACTTCTGCGGATTAAACTGCTTTGGAAAACCGAGGTGGGGAGGTGAGGATACTGATCTGGCATGGAGTGTTAAAAAGCAGAGATGGGGGAGTGTCTTTGCGGATGACGTGATTATCTATCATCACATATTCCATTTGCGTCCATGGCAGGCAATATTCGGTTTTCGCAACTACCAGTTTCAGGGCCTGTTTTTTGCCGTGCCTTATCTTCTGAAAAAGCATCCGGAGTTGAGGAAACACATGTACTATAGATTCTTCCTGAGCAGGAAAAAGGCTTTATTTGACATCTTTTTTATATCGCTGCTGTCCGGGATATTGATTCACCCGGTCTTTTTCTTCTTTTCAGTTCCCTACCTTATAGAGTTAAAAGATGTTTTTCTCGGACGCCCTTTAAAGGAATATCATCGCGGCCTTGTGGTGTTTGTTATCAGGGTCCTCAGCGATTTTATTGATTTTATACTCCTGCTCAGCGGCAGCATCTGGAACCGCAGCATAATCCTTTGAATTTATGTTCAATAAAATGAGAAATACAATAAATAAATGCGTAATCATTTACAACAGATATCTTAAGGCGGGTATAAAGAAAAATAGATATAAAAAAATAACAAAGATGTTTCTATCTATAATGAATTTCCTGTTTCTGAAGAAGCCTTATATTTTAATCGTTGAAACTGGAACAGTTTGCAATATAAATTGCCCGACATGTCCTACACCCAGGGATATAGTGGTAGATGCGAGAACTATTAAAAATATGGGCTTTGATGATTTCAGTAAAATAATAGACAATTCATATAAATCATTCTCTGCTGTCCTGTTATATTGGAGCAACGAACCACTTCTAAATAAAAATATAGCCAAAATGGTTCGTTATTGTAATGAATTAAACTTATATACATTCATTTCAACAAATGTGATGTTACTTACTGGGAATAAATTCAAAGAATTAAGCGAATCAGGTCTCGATGAATTATTAGTCTGCATTGATGGTTTTTCTCCGGACACCTATGAACCTTTCAGAAAGGGAGCGAAATTTGAAATGGTCAAAAGAAATATAGAAAATATATGTAGAATAAAAAGAGAATTAAGAGCCGTAAACCCCTGGATAGAAATTCAATATATTGAAACAAAAGAAAACTCTAAAGAAATTACTTTATGCAGGGAATGGGCAGAAGAAATTGGGATTGACAGCTTTCGTGTGCAATCATTATACATTACAAAACATTTGAATGATTATCAAACATTACGTGAAGAATTCTACACAGAAAAAAACTGGAAAGAACAGGATAAGAAAATATCAATGAAAGATAAAAAAGCATGCAGAAATGCTGAATCAACAGTTTGTGTTCTTGTAAACGGTCAGACTACAATTTGCTGCTATGATATAAAAGGAACTTTTAGTTACGGTAACTTATTAGAAGATTCTTTTGAGAGTATAACCAAAAATGATAAATATACAGAAATAATCAGTAAAGGTAAAGAGCATGAATTAAGTATTTGTAAAAAGTGTTAAGCAGCATAATAATAATGAACAGGATAAAGTAAAGGGTTGTCAATTAAAATAGCTGTAACATCCGCATTTGGCTGGCCTTATGTGCGAAGGGGGAACCGGGTTGCCTATGAACTTGCCGTCTATCTTGCCAGTCAGGGGAATGAAGTCCATTTTGTAACGACGAAACCGGGTATTCTCAGACGGGAAAAGATCATTGGGAATCTTATTATCAAATATTATCCTGTGATAGATCATCCTTTTCTCACGAGATTTAACCTTGAGTACTGGCAAACATTTGCACTGACCTGCATCAGTGCCCTTGTGAAAGAAAATTATGATCTTGTATATACATGTCTGACAATGGATGCCTGTGCTGCCGGTCTTAATAAAACTATCAGGGGAACTCCATTTATCCCCATATTGATTACCGGTGATCCCCTGTATAGAGACGCCCGATGGGCTAAGCGGTTTTTTCGCAGGGCTATAGAAAAGGCATCCCGCCTGGTGACCATAAGTCATTTTGTTAATGAAATATTAAAGAGAGATTTCAGTCTTGAGGGGGTCATGATACCCTGTCCTGTTGATACATCAAAGTTTTATTATACCGGGAAGAAGGAGACTGGTTTCCCCAGGATTCTTTGTACTGCTACACTTCTTATGGAAAGAAAAAGAGTCCCTTTGCTCGTTAAAGCCTTTGAAAGACTCATTGATAATGTTCCTGACGCGGTTTTGCAACTTGCCGGTGAAACGACACCCGAGGTCAC
This window of the Nitrospirota bacterium genome carries:
- a CDS encoding ABC transporter permease — protein: MIRTALAFIKKDFLIMMSYKFNFVLQIAGILIMVTIIYFLGSLVGIADIPFLKPYGGNYFGFLMIGIAFSDYAGISINSFSGNIRDGQLTGTLEIILTSPTRLFTFLFSSSLWSYIFTTFRLFMYFLVSIFVFELKIGMINIPAAFVIFVLSMLTFIAIGIISASLVLVVKQGDSALRRIGGVSMVVSGVLFPTEYLPSFLNKISLYLPFTYTYRGLRLSILQGYSITQLQGDITALSGFAMVFMAVSLIAFPYAVKKAKIKGSLAQY
- a CDS encoding glycosyltransferase — its product is MIQATSPFVSVVIPTYNRRKLLKSTIESLLHQSYPMDRYEIIVIDNSSSDGTEEMVNSLRQNSLCSLSYYRKKNEGPGASRNLGIAKTKGTIIAFTDSDCVADTDWLKNGVARMTNGIGLVQGKTLPHPGQPQRLLQHTMNVVTENGFYPTCNIFYRKDALDQVGGISPDFCGLNCFGKPRWGGEDTDLAWKIKEHGWRSVFADDAVIYHHVFIFTSLKEVIRYARFNVIFALAHNIKRHPALRNAILYRKIFKSKQRALFYLFVFSLISGNVIHWGFYFFTLPYLARLMRVTFHGRSIRSYYKGLSLFLFIIFVEIVESVLSICASLRYRTIIL
- a CDS encoding glycosyltransferase family 2 protein, with protein sequence MTSNKLPFISVVIPTYNMRDLLRDTVESLYKQSYPKDRYEIIVVDNSSTDGTKDMMDSLQKKSPCLIQYYIKENEGPGSSRNLGIAKVRGTIIAFTDSDCVADTDWLKNGAAKMTDGIGIVQGKTLPNPYQTLSTFSKTQSVPNENGMYPMCNIFYRKEALDQVGGISPDFCGLNCFGKPRWGGEDTDLAWSVKKQRWGSVFADDVIIYHHIFHLRPWQAIFGFRNYQFQGLFFAVPYLLKKHPELRKHMYYRFFLSRKKALFDIFFISLLSGILIHPVFFFFSVPYLIELKDVFLGRPLKEYHRGLVVFVIRVLSDFIDFILLLSGSIWNRSIIL
- a CDS encoding radical SAM protein, coding for MRNTINKCVIIYNRYLKAGIKKNRYKKITKMFLSIMNFLFLKKPYILIVETGTVCNINCPTCPTPRDIVVDARTIKNMGFDDFSKIIDNSYKSFSAVLLYWSNEPLLNKNIAKMVRYCNELNLYTFISTNVMLLTGNKFKELSESGLDELLVCIDGFSPDTYEPFRKGAKFEMVKRNIENICRIKRELRAVNPWIEIQYIETKENSKEITLCREWAEEIGIDSFRVQSLYITKHLNDYQTLREEFYTEKNWKEQDKKISMKDKKACRNAESTVCVLVNGQTTICCYDIKGTFSYGNLLEDSFESITKNDKYTEIISKGKEHELSICKKC